A region of Verrucomicrobiia bacterium DNA encodes the following proteins:
- a CDS encoding bifunctional DNA primase/polymerase, producing MHPSAILAQQLAAELGAVIFPVRRDKTPVLTGWRKLTRAQTDSPKFRRRFSDASPSLGVLLGPTSNHLCSVDLDSDEWLERFLAANPALTGTLISRGARGGNVWVRLRGDYPPLGRLVRGKEAVGEWRATGGYTIIAGLHPSGCKYRRTGGPPVELAFEDIHWPAGVQLKRLKGGRTPQPPPHSSAALPECTSAPLPVCTSAPLHNMDDESQGEGDRPTSLAPALAPQAAPPRVTAAQLLEHQQAESSARARLERKSPGLAQLYAQMLDRHYEARPHERNAVIVEAVPFLYRAVARQFVVPLVCHFYERHAPLYRDSLAQHRQQAEAMLAGVRETYLASLPADEAALYRSLPEDQRDTYRICRDLAARSEPPAERATFFLSSDQLALRLDVRSMEAHRLLDKLRKLAVLEVAVPGTKRAAGKPGRATTYRWLLPLA from the coding sequence ATGCACCCGTCCGCGATCTTGGCCCAGCAGTTGGCCGCTGAACTCGGCGCCGTGATCTTCCCCGTCCGCCGGGACAAGACGCCCGTGCTGACCGGATGGCGCAAGCTAACCCGCGCGCAGACCGATTCGCCGAAATTCCGCCGCCGGTTCTCCGACGCCAGCCCCAGCTTAGGCGTCCTGCTCGGCCCCACCTCAAATCACCTTTGCTCGGTCGATCTCGACTCCGACGAATGGCTGGAACGCTTCCTGGCGGCGAACCCCGCCCTCACGGGCACCCTGATTTCCCGCGGCGCCCGTGGCGGCAACGTCTGGGTGCGTCTCCGCGGCGACTATCCCCCGCTCGGCCGGCTGGTCCGCGGCAAGGAAGCGGTCGGCGAATGGCGCGCCACCGGGGGCTATACCATCATCGCCGGGCTTCACCCCTCGGGTTGCAAATACCGCCGGACCGGCGGCCCGCCCGTTGAACTCGCCTTCGAGGACATCCACTGGCCGGCCGGTGTGCAGCTTAAACGACTGAAGGGCGGGAGAACTCCCCAACCACCTCCACATTCGTCTGCCGCTCTGCCGGAGTGCACCTCTGCACCTCTGCCTGTCTGCACTTCTGCACCTCTGCACAACATGGACGACGAATCACAAGGGGAAGGGGATCGCCCAACTTCTCTGGCTCCCGCGCTGGCTCCGCAGGCGGCTCCGCCTCGCGTGACCGCGGCCCAACTGTTGGAGCACCAGCAGGCTGAAAGCTCCGCCCGTGCCCGCCTGGAGCGCAAGTCGCCCGGCTTGGCCCAGCTCTACGCGCAGATGCTCGACCGCCATTACGAAGCCCGGCCCCATGAGCGCAACGCGGTCATTGTCGAGGCCGTGCCCTTTCTCTACCGCGCCGTCGCCCGGCAGTTCGTCGTGCCGCTCGTGTGCCATTTCTACGAACGCCACGCGCCGCTCTACCGTGATTCGCTGGCCCAACACCGGCAGCAGGCCGAAGCCATGCTGGCCGGCGTCCGGGAGACGTATCTCGCCTCCCTGCCTGCCGACGAGGCCGCGCTCTACCGGAGCCTCCCCGAAGACCAGCGCGACACCTACCGCATCTGCCGCGATCTCGCCGCGCGGTCGGAACCACCTGCCGAGCGGGCCACCTTCTTCCTCAGTTCCGATCAGTTGGCCCTTCGGCTGGATGTTCGCTCCATGGAGGCTCACCGCCTGCTCGACAAACTGCGGAAGCTGGCCGTGCTGGAAGTGGCCGTTCCCGGCACCAAACGCGCCGCCGGCAAGCCCGGTCGTGCGACCACCTACCGCTGGCTCCTGCCCCTGGCGTGA
- the ndk gene encoding nucleoside-diphosphate kinase, translating into MERTLILCKPDCMEKNLAGEVIARFEKAGLRLVAAKMLRLTPAVLDEHYAHLKDKSFFPEIVAFMASRPVLALILEGDHAITRVRDLLGPTDSRKAPPGTIRGDLGTTNMLNIAHASDSTDNAVIEMRRFFRPDEIPS; encoded by the coding sequence ATGGAACGTACGTTGATCCTCTGCAAACCGGACTGCATGGAAAAGAACCTCGCCGGTGAGGTGATCGCCCGATTCGAGAAGGCCGGCCTGCGACTGGTCGCCGCCAAGATGCTCCGGCTGACCCCGGCGGTGCTCGACGAACACTACGCGCACCTCAAGGACAAGTCGTTCTTCCCGGAGATCGTGGCGTTCATGGCCTCGCGTCCCGTCCTGGCCCTGATTCTGGAGGGCGACCACGCCATCACGCGGGTCCGGGATCTCCTGGGCCCGACCGACTCCCGAAAGGCGCCCCCCGGCACCATCCGCGGGGACCTCGGCACCACCAATATGCTCAACATCGCACATGCCTCGGACTCTACGGACAATGCGGTCATCGAGATGAGGCGGTTCTTCCGACCCGACGAGATTCCGTCTTGA
- a CDS encoding DEAD/DEAH box helicase family protein: MTAGTVVIVNGKPRRKRQGRMDYTLRLKVEGFIQPLAVAVLEAKAENHPPAHGLQQAKGYLDACKRLNVAFAFASNGHLFVEFDSFTGLTTAPRPLSEFPTTDELRARYEAGRGFKLTDAVAKPLLTPYQGGETSRRYYQDAALRAVLEKLARCELEAADKRALLSLATGAGKTFIAVHLLRRLADAGQLQRALFVCDRDALRGQGLGAMMNVFGSDAAEVYRDKDGKNHARNARIHVATYQTLDQDGAGGANLLAEFYPENYFSHIIIDECHRSAWTKWFEVLKRNPKAAHIGLTATPRRLQELTGRTTKPGFGDPGESEEGDARMLADNLKYFGEPVYEYGIGQGIEDGYLAACEIFRFDLFHDNKAVNERDTPITNAELATKTLTYADTGAPVSADSMRDAYGAPDIEERITLPERVATMTQDLFNHLLATGGPEQKTILFCARDRHADAVATAMNNLYAKWCAANGKLRLDHYAFKCTGSAGGADTLPDLAGSQKSHFIATTVNLLEYGVDVPCVRNIVFVRYVRSPITFYQMVGRGTRLDPATDKLMFRVYDYTDATRLFGEAFITKVKPRDSDGPDNPPPPPDPVVQVEGIEVEVRPAGRFILTQVDGRAMPVTVEEYRERMAAKLVRAAPSLDVFRSRWVQPAERRDLIAALPEAGRSAIVLQTLDDMLAYDLFDVLAEVGYGLAPRTRVERADAFNFKHAAWLRSLPPPAAGTLRAVAQQFARAGTDGLESRELWELPEVRREGGLAALRTLGKPSAVLLDAKERMFAA; this comes from the coding sequence GTGACCGCCGGCACGGTGGTCATCGTGAACGGCAAGCCGCGGAGAAAACGGCAGGGCCGCATGGACTACACGCTGCGCCTGAAGGTCGAGGGCTTCATCCAGCCGCTCGCCGTCGCGGTCTTGGAGGCCAAAGCCGAGAACCACCCGCCCGCCCACGGCTTGCAGCAGGCCAAGGGCTATCTGGACGCCTGCAAGCGGCTGAACGTCGCGTTCGCCTTCGCCAGCAACGGGCATCTGTTCGTCGAGTTCGACAGCTTCACCGGCCTCACCACCGCGCCGCGGCCGCTGTCGGAGTTTCCCACGACCGACGAACTGCGCGCCCGCTACGAGGCCGGCCGCGGGTTCAAGCTGACCGATGCCGTCGCCAAGCCGCTGCTGACTCCCTACCAAGGCGGCGAAACATCCCGACGCTACTACCAGGACGCCGCGCTGCGGGCCGTGCTAGAAAAGCTGGCGCGCTGCGAGTTGGAGGCAGCCGACAAGCGCGCCCTGCTGTCGCTCGCCACGGGTGCGGGCAAGACGTTCATCGCCGTCCATCTGCTCCGCCGGCTGGCCGACGCGGGCCAGCTTCAGCGGGCGCTGTTCGTCTGCGACCGGGATGCGCTCCGCGGGCAGGGACTCGGGGCGATGATGAACGTGTTTGGCTCCGATGCCGCCGAAGTCTATCGGGACAAGGACGGCAAAAACCACGCTCGCAATGCCCGCATCCATGTCGCCACCTACCAGACGCTCGACCAGGACGGCGCGGGCGGCGCGAACCTCCTCGCCGAGTTCTACCCGGAGAACTACTTCTCCCACATCATCATTGATGAATGCCACCGCTCCGCGTGGACCAAGTGGTTTGAGGTGCTGAAGCGCAATCCGAAGGCCGCCCACATTGGCCTGACGGCCACGCCCCGCCGGCTGCAAGAGCTGACCGGGCGCACCACCAAGCCCGGCTTCGGCGATCCCGGCGAATCGGAGGAGGGCGACGCCCGAATGCTCGCCGACAACCTCAAGTATTTCGGCGAACCCGTTTACGAATACGGCATCGGGCAGGGCATCGAAGACGGCTACCTGGCGGCCTGCGAAATCTTCCGCTTCGACCTGTTCCACGACAACAAGGCCGTCAACGAACGCGACACACCAATCACCAACGCCGAACTCGCCACCAAGACGCTGACCTACGCCGACACCGGCGCGCCCGTGTCAGCCGACTCCATGCGGGATGCCTACGGCGCACCCGACATCGAGGAGCGCATCACCCTCCCCGAACGCGTCGCGACCATGACGCAGGACCTCTTCAACCACCTGCTCGCCACCGGCGGGCCGGAGCAGAAGACCATCCTGTTCTGCGCCCGCGACCGCCACGCCGACGCCGTGGCGACGGCGATGAACAACCTTTACGCGAAATGGTGCGCGGCCAACGGCAAGCTCCGGCTGGACCATTACGCCTTCAAATGCACCGGCAGTGCCGGCGGCGCGGACACGCTCCCCGACCTGGCCGGCTCGCAGAAATCGCACTTCATTGCGACCACGGTGAACCTGCTGGAATACGGCGTGGACGTGCCGTGCGTCCGAAACATCGTCTTCGTCAGATACGTCCGTTCGCCGATCACGTTCTACCAGATGGTCGGGCGTGGCACCCGGCTGGACCCCGCCACCGACAAGCTGATGTTCCGCGTGTATGACTACACCGACGCCACCCGGCTCTTCGGCGAGGCGTTCATCACCAAGGTCAAGCCGCGCGACAGCGACGGACCGGATAATCCGCCGCCCCCACCGGACCCCGTGGTGCAGGTCGAGGGCATCGAGGTGGAGGTGAGACCGGCCGGGCGTTTCATCCTGACGCAGGTGGACGGACGGGCCATGCCGGTGACGGTGGAGGAATACCGCGAACGGATGGCGGCGAAACTGGTCCGGGCCGCCCCGTCGCTCGACGTGTTCCGGAGCCGGTGGGTGCAGCCAGCGGAACGGCGCGACCTGATCGCCGCGCTGCCCGAAGCGGGCCGCTCCGCAATCGTGCTCCAGACGTTGGACGATATGCTGGCTTACGACCTGTTCGACGTGCTGGCGGAGGTCGGTTACGGGCTGGCCCCGCGCACGCGCGTCGAGCGGGCCGACGCATTCAACTTCAAGCACGCCGCCTGGCTGCGCAGCCTGCCGCCGCCCGCCGCTGGCACGCTCCGTGCCGTGGCCCAGCAGTTCGCCCGCGCCGGCACCGACGGACTGGAAAGTCGCGAGCTGTGGGAACTGCCCGAAGTGCGCCGGGAAGGCGGCCTGGCCGCCCTGCGGACGCTGGGCAAACCGTCGGCGGTGTTGCTCGACGCCAAGGAACGGATGTTCGCCGCATGA
- a CDS encoding DUF429 domain-containing protein: MIASADGCPAGWVVAITEHWPALAPPHLAVCRDFATVLAVTAGCAVVVVDIPIGLPADGQSRTCDERAKQELGAKASSVFYAPPRSLLTSTTHKDFSDRHRGQFNGDGISIQAFGLVEKLRELEVVMTPAWQTRVREFHPELVWQRLAGRPLPKKREREGREARWDLLRSLVAGREELTAWRKRAGSALKEDDLLDALVGLDLGHRLATNPARATCLPGNPPRDERGLRMEIWF, translated from the coding sequence ATGATTGCGAGCGCGGACGGATGCCCGGCTGGTTGGGTGGTGGCGATAACGGAACATTGGCCCGCCCTCGCGCCGCCTCACCTCGCGGTTTGCCGCGACTTCGCGACGGTGCTCGCGGTGACGGCTGGCTGTGCCGTCGTGGTGGTGGACATCCCCATCGGCCTGCCGGCCGACGGTCAGAGCCGCACTTGCGACGAACGGGCGAAGCAGGAACTCGGCGCGAAAGCGTCGAGCGTCTTCTACGCGCCACCTCGCAGCTTGTTGACCTCAACAACGCACAAGGACTTCAGCGACCGGCACAGGGGGCAGTTCAACGGCGATGGCATTTCGATACAGGCGTTCGGCCTCGTGGAGAAGCTGCGCGAGTTGGAGGTGGTGATGACCCCGGCGTGGCAAACTCGGGTGCGTGAGTTCCACCCCGAGCTGGTGTGGCAACGGCTCGCCGGGCGACCGCTGCCGAAGAAGAGGGAACGTGAAGGACGTGAAGCCCGATGGGACTTGCTCCGTTCTCTGGTTGCTGGACGCGAGGAATTGACCGCATGGCGCAAGCGGGCCGGCAGCGCCCTCAAGGAAGATGACCTGCTGGATGCGCTGGTGGGGCTGGACTTGGGGCACCGGCTGGCCACCAATCCGGCGCGGGCAACCTGTTTGCCCGGGAACCCGCCGCGGGATGAACGCGGCTTGCGGATGGAGATTTGGTTTTGA
- a CDS encoding site-specific integrase, with the protein MVLSPTRSARKGDKFPISIRDGSAEVKIYHTPTKVKGKDYDQFTVAYYLGNERIRRRFSDLDQARTEAQAAVVKLANAEHESLKLTPADRAVYVQCLELVRDLGKPLNLAVAEYADACRRLPAGVSLAAAVDDYVRRRGAVSGDAAVEQLIGEFIAAKAKAGMSERHLKDLRFRLGRFAQAFQCPVGTITTALFERFLDTLGVSARSRVNEITCIGSFIRYCVKLRKAPRDLLDEIAAVQRPKAEPPATLTWTPAEFRELLEHAPAEFVPFLVLAGFCGMRTSEVTRADWSHVTPEGNHLAVITRKGRTPSRRLVPLCAAAKAWMAPHWRAAGPICPTDREDIITRRILAPVNAARVARGEAATVRWRENGLRHSFGTFRVALTGDIPRVSLEMGNSPQMIVKHYLQLATREQAEAWFSLLPPVPADNVIPLPVKAA; encoded by the coding sequence ATGGTTCTGTCCCCAACTCGCTCCGCTCGCAAAGGCGACAAGTTCCCGATTTCAATCCGCGATGGCAGTGCGGAGGTGAAGATCTACCACACACCGACGAAGGTTAAAGGCAAGGACTACGACCAGTTCACGGTTGCCTACTACCTCGGCAACGAGCGCATCCGCCGTCGCTTTTCCGACCTCGACCAGGCTCGGACCGAAGCCCAGGCCGCCGTCGTGAAGCTCGCCAATGCCGAGCACGAATCCCTCAAGCTCACCCCGGCCGACCGCGCGGTTTACGTCCAATGCCTTGAACTCGTCCGCGACCTCGGCAAGCCCCTCAACCTCGCCGTCGCCGAGTATGCCGACGCCTGCCGACGCCTGCCCGCCGGCGTTTCTCTGGCCGCCGCGGTGGACGACTACGTGCGCCGACGGGGTGCCGTGAGCGGTGACGCCGCCGTGGAGCAACTGATCGGTGAATTCATCGCGGCCAAGGCCAAGGCCGGCATGAGCGAGCGCCACCTCAAGGACCTCCGCTTCCGCCTCGGCCGGTTCGCCCAAGCCTTTCAATGCCCCGTTGGCACCATTACCACCGCCCTCTTTGAGCGCTTTCTGGACACCCTCGGCGTGTCCGCCCGGTCCCGGGTCAACGAAATCACCTGCATCGGCTCCTTTATTCGCTACTGCGTGAAGCTCCGGAAGGCGCCGCGCGACCTGCTCGACGAAATCGCCGCCGTGCAACGGCCCAAGGCCGAACCGCCCGCGACGCTGACCTGGACCCCGGCGGAATTCCGCGAACTGCTGGAGCATGCCCCGGCCGAATTTGTGCCGTTCCTCGTGCTCGCCGGCTTCTGCGGCATGCGGACCAGCGAGGTCACCCGGGCCGACTGGAGCCACGTCACGCCCGAGGGCAACCACCTCGCCGTCATCACGCGCAAGGGGCGCACCCCGTCGCGGCGACTGGTGCCCCTGTGCGCCGCGGCGAAGGCATGGATGGCCCCACACTGGCGCGCCGCTGGCCCGATCTGCCCGACCGACCGGGAGGACATCATTACCCGCCGGATACTTGCGCCGGTGAATGCCGCCCGGGTGGCCCGGGGTGAGGCGGCCACAGTCCGGTGGCGGGAGAATGGGCTCCGGCACAGCTTCGGCACCTTTCGCGTCGCTTTGACCGGTGACATCCCCCGCGTGTCGCTCGAAATGGGCAACAGCCCGCAGATGATCGTGAAACACTACCTCCAGCTTGCCACCCGCGAACAGGCCGAGGCGTGGTTCAGCCTCCTGCCGCCGGTTCCCGCCGACAACGTCATCCCGCTGCCGGTCAAAGCCGCTTGA
- a CDS encoding N-6 DNA methylase, whose amino-acid sequence MPASKGNKRHATPQSLNAAVKGICDIMRRSNCAGALQYVPELTWILFLRILDEREAHEAEAAEAVGAEFVPTLGAPYRWQDWAAPGGAKRKALEDGKLGDLFNFLNGELLPHLRKLRDQPGATSRQRVVSELMSGVERTRIDTERNFRDVLDKVDEIRAEAVDTTHVFTLSQVYEGLLLKMGERGNDGGQFFTPREVIRAMIRVIDPQIGETIYDPGCGTGGFLAQSFEHMAGPNNERIQTGEQLETLRQRTFYGREKDNAVYPIALANLVLHGIDEPHIWHGNTLTGQETYGGLFESSPALFDVVMSNPPFGGKEGAGAQTRFAYRTGATQVLFLQHILNSMAPTGRCGLVIDEGVLFRTNERAFVDTKRKLLNECDLWCIVSLPGGVFSAAGAGVKTNLLFFTRGKSTERIWYFDLSDQKTGKKTPFTLEKFADFFRLLPSRGDSERSWTVDIAARRQQAKVDADAIRAQAAKPAAELARLEDELKAAKKAKRSEPELAALKERAGVLAREVNELNGKAQAVEDAAFDLKAVNPNAKSMADTRTPGELLEFIASKGKEVEAALAQLREAAGNSSPNATA is encoded by the coding sequence ATGCCGGCTTCCAAGGGCAACAAACGCCACGCCACGCCGCAATCGCTGAACGCGGCGGTGAAGGGCATCTGCGACATAATGCGGCGCTCGAACTGCGCCGGGGCGCTGCAATACGTGCCGGAGCTGACGTGGATCCTGTTCCTGCGGATTCTCGACGAGCGGGAGGCGCACGAGGCGGAGGCGGCCGAAGCGGTGGGCGCGGAATTTGTCCCGACCCTGGGCGCACCCTACCGCTGGCAGGATTGGGCCGCGCCGGGCGGGGCGAAACGCAAGGCGCTGGAGGACGGCAAGCTGGGCGATCTGTTCAACTTCCTGAACGGCGAGTTGCTGCCGCACCTCCGGAAGCTCCGGGACCAACCGGGCGCGACTTCCCGGCAACGGGTGGTCAGCGAGCTGATGTCGGGCGTGGAGCGCACGCGGATTGATACGGAGCGCAACTTCCGCGACGTGCTGGACAAGGTGGATGAAATCCGCGCCGAGGCGGTGGACACAACGCACGTCTTCACGCTGTCGCAGGTTTACGAGGGGTTGCTGCTGAAGATGGGTGAGCGGGGCAATGACGGCGGGCAGTTCTTCACGCCGCGCGAGGTGATCCGGGCGATGATCCGCGTGATTGACCCGCAGATCGGCGAAACGATTTACGACCCCGGCTGCGGGACGGGCGGTTTCCTGGCGCAGTCCTTCGAGCACATGGCGGGGCCGAACAATGAGCGCATCCAGACGGGTGAGCAGTTGGAGACGCTGAGGCAGCGGACGTTTTACGGACGGGAGAAGGACAATGCGGTGTATCCCATCGCGCTGGCGAACTTGGTGCTGCATGGCATCGACGAGCCGCACATCTGGCACGGGAACACGCTCACCGGGCAGGAGACTTACGGCGGACTGTTCGAGAGCAGCCCGGCCCTGTTTGACGTGGTGATGTCGAACCCGCCTTTCGGCGGCAAGGAAGGAGCCGGTGCGCAGACCCGCTTTGCCTACCGGACCGGAGCGACGCAGGTGCTTTTTCTTCAGCACATCCTGAACTCAATGGCGCCGACGGGGCGCTGCGGGTTGGTGATCGACGAAGGCGTGCTGTTCCGCACCAACGAGCGGGCCTTCGTGGACACGAAGCGGAAGCTGCTCAACGAATGCGACCTGTGGTGCATCGTGAGCCTGCCGGGCGGGGTGTTCTCCGCCGCGGGTGCCGGCGTGAAGACGAACCTGCTTTTCTTTACGCGGGGCAAATCCACGGAGCGCATCTGGTATTTCGACCTGTCGGACCAGAAGACGGGCAAGAAGACGCCGTTCACGCTGGAGAAGTTCGCGGACTTTTTCCGGCTGCTTCCGTCCCGCGGCGACAGCGAACGAAGCTGGACCGTGGACATCGCCGCCCGCCGGCAACAGGCCAAGGTCGACGCCGACGCAATCCGGGCGCAGGCCGCCAAGCCGGCGGCCGAACTGGCGAGGCTGGAGGATGAACTCAAGGCGGCGAAGAAGGCCAAGCGGTCCGAGCCGGAGCTGGCGGCCCTGAAGGAACGGGCCGGCGTGCTCGCGCGCGAGGTCAACGAGCTGAACGGCAAGGCGCAAGCGGTGGAGGATGCCGCCTTTGACCTGAAGGCCGTGAACCCCAACGCCAAGAGCATGGCGGACACACGCACGCCCGGCGAATTGCTGGAATTCATCGCCAGCAAGGGCAAGGAAGTAGAGGCGGCCTTGGCCCAACTACGGGAGGCCGCCGGCAATAGCTCGCCGAATGCGACCGCTTAA
- a CDS encoding helix-turn-helix domain-containing protein, which produces MHDIDTNPPTAPAVTSGADDLLSKPEAAHLLGISVRTLDGLMARRAVPYLKLGRKLVRFQRGDLLAHIRERYRIAAR; this is translated from the coding sequence ATGCACGACATAGACACGAATCCGCCAACTGCGCCGGCGGTCACCAGTGGCGCGGACGACCTCCTCAGCAAGCCGGAAGCGGCCCATCTGCTCGGCATCTCGGTGCGGACCCTCGACGGCCTCATGGCCCGTCGCGCGGTCCCTTACCTCAAGCTGGGGCGCAAGCTGGTGCGGTTCCAGCGCGGCGACCTCCTGGCTCACATCCGGGAGCGCTACCGCATCGCTGCTCGGTAG
- a CDS encoding ImmA/IrrE family metallo-endopeptidase has translation MPATGPASPLPGLFHRLKRVGYDDAFLRRAVLPDWWDDSLADNPASWAQIQLRIAQRLSLPLGDLVDASKALSLPDVSGIRLKRAKRGTAREDLAAGMVAARNAVRLVVPHLQNLSPLPANLTAAALRKWVLERNPTVDLGGLLEACWAHGIAVFHFAPLPTEAKKFAGMAYYEGDRPVIVLASGYDEPARLAFHLAHEVAHVIRGHVKPGGAILCEASFEGANEDEDEREADGDALELLTGRRNPQLNPIYGLTAPKLKAEALREGKRSGIHAGTLALIYGKTAERMPVAVNALKLMNMNAGARAIIAGALGRRLYGNDATTAAADLPGAVVELLPLFGLDCPA, from the coding sequence ATGCCCGCCACCGGCCCAGCCAGCCCGCTTCCGGGCCTGTTTCACCGGCTGAAACGGGTGGGCTACGATGACGCGTTTCTCCGGCGCGCGGTGTTGCCCGACTGGTGGGATGATTCGCTGGCGGATAACCCCGCTTCGTGGGCGCAAATTCAGCTTCGGATTGCCCAACGCCTGAGCCTGCCGCTGGGCGACCTGGTGGACGCTTCCAAGGCATTGTCGCTGCCGGACGTCAGCGGCATCCGCCTGAAGCGGGCGAAGAGGGGAACCGCCCGCGAGGATTTGGCGGCCGGCATGGTGGCGGCCCGTAACGCGGTTCGGTTGGTGGTGCCGCACCTGCAAAATCTCTCCCCGCTGCCGGCCAACCTGACCGCCGCCGCGCTGCGCAAGTGGGTGCTGGAGCGCAATCCCACGGTGGACTTGGGCGGCCTGCTGGAGGCGTGCTGGGCGCACGGCATCGCCGTGTTTCATTTCGCTCCGTTGCCCACTGAGGCCAAGAAGTTTGCCGGCATGGCGTATTACGAAGGCGACCGGCCGGTGATCGTGCTGGCCTCCGGCTACGACGAGCCGGCACGGCTGGCATTCCACCTGGCGCACGAGGTCGCCCACGTCATCCGCGGGCACGTCAAGCCGGGCGGCGCGATCCTCTGCGAGGCCAGCTTTGAGGGAGCGAACGAAGACGAGGACGAGCGGGAGGCGGATGGCGATGCCCTGGAACTGCTCACCGGACGCCGGAACCCGCAATTGAACCCGATCTACGGCCTGACCGCGCCCAAGTTGAAAGCGGAAGCGCTGCGCGAGGGGAAACGCTCGGGGATTCATGCCGGAACGTTGGCGCTGATTTACGGCAAGACGGCCGAGCGGATGCCCGTGGCGGTGAATGCGCTGAAGCTGATGAACATGAACGCGGGAGCGCGAGCGATCATCGCCGGGGCGCTGGGGCGACGCCTGTATGGGAACGACGCCACCACCGCCGCGGCCGACTTGCCCGGAGCCGTGGTGGAATTGCTGCCCCTGTTCGGCCTCGACTGCCCCGCGTAG
- a CDS encoding restriction endonuclease subunit S — MNDTTTTRELPKGWRWVRLGEVAGITGGIQKTPERAPVKLHKSFLTVRNVRHGSLDLSVVERFEVTPKEFERCRLQAGDLLLVEGNGSKDHIGRNAVFQEDGEWIHQNHIIRVRLPAESFSPEFISHFLSSNAGRALLLEKAQTTTGLYTLSTGKVAALEVPVPPPAEQRRIAGVLREQMGAVARARAALEAQLAAAEALPAAHLCAVFQSPQAQRWPRKRLEEVAELLPSKSVASDGDTEVRAITTACLTETGFRAGGIKTSRMRRDDVAASTVKPGEVLVARSNTPDLVGRVAMFTGEEAGIVASDLTIRIWPADADFGQFLTRYLSFLYLSGYWKERAGGASGSMKKITRSQIESEPVPYPPSGEQRAIAARLATDLATVTRLRLALADQLAAVERLPAALLRRAFAGEV, encoded by the coding sequence TTGAACGACACGACGACAACGCGGGAACTGCCGAAGGGGTGGCGGTGGGTGAGGCTAGGCGAGGTTGCCGGCATCACGGGCGGAATCCAGAAGACGCCCGAACGCGCGCCCGTAAAGCTCCACAAGTCGTTCCTCACAGTGCGGAACGTCCGGCACGGTTCACTCGATTTGTCGGTGGTTGAACGCTTCGAGGTCACGCCAAAGGAATTTGAACGGTGCCGGTTGCAAGCAGGCGACTTGCTTCTCGTTGAAGGCAACGGCAGCAAAGACCACATCGGCCGAAACGCGGTCTTCCAAGAAGATGGCGAGTGGATTCACCAAAACCACATCATCCGGGTCCGCCTGCCGGCGGAGTCGTTCTCACCGGAGTTCATCAGCCACTTCCTGAGCAGCAACGCAGGCCGGGCATTGCTGTTGGAAAAGGCGCAGACCACTACCGGGCTTTACACGTTGAGCACGGGCAAAGTCGCCGCGCTTGAGGTTCCAGTTCCACCGCCGGCGGAGCAGCGGCGAATTGCGGGGGTGTTGCGGGAGCAGATGGGGGCGGTGGCGCGGGCGCGGGCCGCATTGGAAGCCCAACTGGCCGCCGCCGAAGCCCTGCCCGCCGCCCACCTCTGCGCCGTTTTCCAAAGCCCCCAAGCCCAACGCTGGCCTCGGAAGCGGTTGGAAGAAGTGGCGGAATTGCTGCCGTCCAAGTCTGTTGCTTCAGATGGGGACACGGAAGTTCGTGCCATAACGACCGCCTGCTTGACCGAGACAGGTTTCCGGGCGGGCGGCATCAAGACTTCACGAATGCGTCGCGATGATGTCGCAGCCAGCACCGTCAAACCCGGCGAAGTGCTGGTGGCTCGCAGCAACACCCCGGATTTAGTCGGGCGAGTAGCGATGTTCACCGGAGAAGAGGCCGGCATCGTGGCCTCCGACCTGACGATTCGCATCTGGCCGGCAGACGCCGACTTCGGCCAGTTCCTGACCCGGTATCTGTCTTTCCTCTACCTCAGCGGCTACTGGAAGGAGCGAGCCGGCGGCGCGAGCGGTTCGATGAAGAAGATTACCCGCAGCCAGATTGAGAGCGAGCCCGTGCCCTACCCGCCATCGGGCGAGCAACGCGCCATCGCCGCCCGTCTCGCCACCGACCTCGCAACGGTCACGCGCCTGCGCCTGGCCCTGGCGGACCAACTGGCAGCCGTGGAGCGCCTGCCCGCCGCCCTGCTCCGCCGCGCCTTCGCCGGGGAGGTGTGA